A part of Crassostrea angulata isolate pt1a10 chromosome 5, ASM2561291v2, whole genome shotgun sequence genomic DNA contains:
- the LOC128185818 gene encoding uncharacterized protein LOC128185818 isoform X1 translates to MTEMDRQMNVDKSMEENLLEKKLVENMLNLGHRPPDIMAAITSIYACDTEITEKKISEHLLIIKRQKNLTDEQMKFSTSYEMHETRDERCGSLALILEHLMRTRDRAQIRRENRTMRLMLFCKSCKINRGTLVNVECGHLLCSNCRNKLNACKFCREEIKEVVAVIFGN, encoded by the exons ATGACAGAGATGGATAGACAAATG aatgTTGACAAAAGCATGGAAGAGAATTTACTTGAGAAGAAGCTTGTGGAAAACATGTTGAACCTTGGACATCGTCCTCCTGACATCATGGCGGCAATCACAAGCATTTACGCTTGCGATACTG aAATAACAGAAAAGAAGATCTCGGAACACCTGCTGATAATAAAACGACAAAAAAATCTGACTGATGaacaaatgaaattttcaaCTTCATATGAAATGCACGAGACTAGAG ATGAACGATGTGGCTCTTTGGCTCTTATTTTGGAACACCTGATGAGGACTAGAG acCGAGCACAAATACGTAGAGAAAATCGTACGATGCGGCTCATGTTGTTCTGTAAAAGCTGCAAAATAAATAGAGGCACCCTCGTAAATGTTGAATGTGGGCACCTGCTGTGCAGCAATTGCCGCAACAAGCTCAACGCATGCAAGTTCTGTAGAGAAGAAATAAAAGAGGTTGTAGCTGTAATATTTGGCAATTAA
- the LOC128185818 gene encoding uncharacterized protein LOC128185818 isoform X2: protein MEENLLEKKLVENMLNLGHRPPDIMAAITSIYACDTEITEKKISEHLLIIKRQKNLTDEQMKFSTSYEMHETRDERCGSLALILEHLMRTRDRAQIRRENRTMRLMLFCKSCKINRGTLVNVECGHLLCSNCRNKLNACKFCREEIKEVVAVIFGN from the exons ATGGAAGAGAATTTACTTGAGAAGAAGCTTGTGGAAAACATGTTGAACCTTGGACATCGTCCTCCTGACATCATGGCGGCAATCACAAGCATTTACGCTTGCGATACTG aAATAACAGAAAAGAAGATCTCGGAACACCTGCTGATAATAAAACGACAAAAAAATCTGACTGATGaacaaatgaaattttcaaCTTCATATGAAATGCACGAGACTAGAG ATGAACGATGTGGCTCTTTGGCTCTTATTTTGGAACACCTGATGAGGACTAGAG acCGAGCACAAATACGTAGAGAAAATCGTACGATGCGGCTCATGTTGTTCTGTAAAAGCTGCAAAATAAATAGAGGCACCCTCGTAAATGTTGAATGTGGGCACCTGCTGTGCAGCAATTGCCGCAACAAGCTCAACGCATGCAAGTTCTGTAGAGAAGAAATAAAAGAGGTTGTAGCTGTAATATTTGGCAATTAA
- the LOC128184579 gene encoding N-acetylneuraminate lyase-like, translating to MSQKSYNQFWLEGLVPAVFTPFHEDGELNLSKIDEYCEFLLKNNIKAVFVNGTTGEGKSMTKEERKLVAEKWIFTASGRLKVVVNVSGLNVRESIELAKHAVHIRADAIACLPPLFFKPNSIESLVDHCKMVADAAPSLPFYYYHLPAMTGVELKMEDFLITAKKKIPNLIGLKFASKDLGDLIGCLFAGKFNILCGCDEQLMGNLVMGAHGAVGTLYNFMPQVFHRLLQHLSDGEMEKAREEQIRAQKVLRLMVKHGHSLGGNVAAVKPMMALVGLDLGPPRHPMRPMTVDELIDFHRDIDLVGFKNWDPANLL from the exons ATGAGCCAG AAATCTTACAACCAGTTTTGGCTGGAAGGTCTGGTACCAGCAGTGTTCACACCATTTCACGAAGATGG GGAACTGAATTTGTCAAAAATCGACGAATACTGCGAATTTCTACTGAAAAACAACATCAAAGCTGTGTTTG TGAATGGGACGACGGGCGAGGGTAAATCAATGACGAAGGAAGAGAGGAAGCTCGTGGCAGAGAAATGGATCTTCACAGCATCGGGCAG ATTAAAGGTCGTGGTGAATGTTAGTGGGTTGAATGTACGGGAGAGCATAGAGTTG GCGAAACACGCTGTCCACATCCGGGCCGACGCTATTGCCTGCCTCCCGcctttatttttcaaaccaaaCAGTATAG AGAGCCTGGTAGATCACTGTAAGATGGTCGCTGATGCGGCTCCCAGCTTACCTTTCTACTACTACCATCTTCCGGCTATGACGGGAGTCGAGC TGAAGATGGAGGATTTCCTGATCACGGccaagaaaaaaattccgaatttGATTGGCTTAAAGTTTGCTTCAAAAGATCTAGGGGATTTGATTGGCTGTCTGTTCGCGGGAAAATTCAACATTCTGTGTGGTTGCGATGag CAACTGATGGGTAACTTGGTGATGGGGGCACATGGCGCTGTAGGAACCCTGTACAACTTCATGCCACAGGTCTTCCATAGACTGCTGCAACATCTGAGTGATGGAGAGATGGAAAAGGCAAGGGAAGAACAAATTCGAGCGCAGAAAGTCCTGAGATTAATGGTTAAGCATG GTCATTCTCTGGGTGGTAATGTGGCGGCCGTGAAGCCGATGATGGCGCTAGTCGGCCTTGACCTCGGGCCACCGCGTCATCCAATGAGGCCGATGACGGTCGACGAGTTGATTGATTTCCACAGAGACATAGATTTGGTTGGATTTAAGAACTGGGACCCAGCAAACTTGTTGTAA